A part of Candidatus Dormiibacterota bacterium genomic DNA contains:
- a CDS encoding 8-oxoguanine deaminase: MILLDGCRVVVTMDDDGTELENGSVLIDGGVISWVGQGRPPVRDQPDVIDGRGLVALPGLINTHHHLYQTLTRVHAQQGGLFDWLRELYPIWATIDADWERTAAEVGLAELALSGCSTTTDHHYVFPSGVIGLLEAEIEVAEQLGLRFHPCRGSMDLGQSSGGLPPDRVVEDIDTILAATDEAIQRFHDPAPGAMRRIAVGPCSPFSVSERLMRESAALARRRNVRLHTHIAETLDEEAYCQATFKRRPLELLEDLGFLGSDVWLAHCVHVNDVDIGRMGATGTAVAWCPTSNMRLGSGFAPAREMLDAGVAVGLAVDGSASNDSGNMLGEVRQALLTTRGRKGPAAMTAREALRVATRGGAACLGRDDVGSIQVGKRADIALFPIDGLPHRGAEADPVAALVFCNPGPVQHLFVEGQPVVHDGQLVNLSEATMIWA; this comes from the coding sequence ATGATCCTGCTCGACGGTTGCCGGGTGGTCGTCACCATGGACGACGACGGCACGGAGCTGGAGAACGGCTCCGTCCTGATCGACGGGGGTGTCATCAGCTGGGTTGGCCAGGGACGCCCCCCAGTTCGGGACCAACCGGACGTCATCGACGGCCGCGGCCTGGTCGCACTGCCGGGGCTGATCAACACCCACCACCACCTCTACCAGACGCTCACGCGGGTCCATGCCCAGCAGGGCGGCTTGTTCGACTGGCTCCGCGAGCTCTACCCAATATGGGCGACGATCGACGCCGACTGGGAGCGCACCGCCGCCGAGGTCGGCCTCGCCGAGCTGGCGCTCAGCGGCTGCTCGACGACGACCGACCACCACTATGTCTTCCCTTCGGGCGTCATCGGCCTGCTCGAGGCCGAGATCGAAGTCGCGGAGCAGCTCGGCCTGCGATTCCACCCCTGCCGGGGATCGATGGACCTGGGCCAGTCGAGTGGCGGCCTACCCCCGGATCGGGTGGTCGAGGACATCGACACCATTCTTGCGGCGACCGATGAGGCGATCCAGCGCTTCCACGATCCTGCACCGGGCGCGATGCGGCGGATCGCGGTTGGACCGTGCTCTCCCTTCTCCGTTTCCGAGCGGCTGATGCGCGAGTCGGCGGCGCTCGCTCGGCGCCGCAACGTGCGCCTGCACACCCACATCGCCGAGACACTCGATGAGGAGGCGTACTGCCAGGCAACCTTCAAGCGCCGGCCGCTCGAGCTGCTCGAGGATCTCGGTTTCCTCGGCTCGGACGTCTGGCTCGCCCACTGCGTGCACGTCAACGACGTCGACATCGGCCGCATGGGAGCCACCGGGACCGCGGTCGCCTGGTGCCCCACCTCGAACATGCGGCTGGGATCGGGGTTCGCGCCGGCGAGAGAGATGCTCGATGCGGGGGTGGCGGTCGGCCTCGCGGTGGACGGCTCCGCCTCGAACGACAGCGGCAACATGCTGGGCGAGGTGCGGCAGGCGCTGCTGACCACCAGGGGACGCAAGGGGCCGGCGGCGATGACCGCGCGCGAGGCGTTGCGAGTGGCGACACGCGGCGGGGCGGCGTGCCTCGGCCGCGACGACGTCGGCTCGATCCAGGTCGGCAAGCGGGCCGATATCGCGCTCTTTCCGATCGATGGACTTCCGCATCGCGGTGCGGAAGCAGATCCAGTCGCGGCCCTCGTCTTCTGCAACCCGGGACCGGTGCAGCACCTCTTCGTCGAGGGACAGCCCGTGGTCCATGACGGACAGCTGGTGAACCTCAGCGAGGCCACCATGATTTGGGCATGA
- a CDS encoding (2Fe-2S)-binding protein — protein sequence MVVRTRVNGDWREAEVWPGTSLLVFLREALGLYGSKNACEQGECGSCSVWLDGTLVCSCLVLAAQAHEREVRTVESLIDGDKLHPIQEAFLEAGAVQCGFCTPGFVVAVADLLQQDPDPSPVTVREALSGNICRCTGYQKIVDAVELAAARLRAGA from the coding sequence GTGGTTGTGAGAACGCGCGTCAACGGCGACTGGCGGGAGGCCGAGGTCTGGCCAGGAACCAGCCTGCTGGTCTTCCTTCGAGAAGCGCTCGGTCTCTACGGCTCGAAGAACGCCTGCGAGCAGGGTGAGTGCGGATCGTGCTCGGTCTGGCTCGACGGCACGCTCGTCTGCAGCTGCCTCGTGCTGGCGGCCCAGGCGCACGAGCGCGAGGTGCGGACCGTCGAGAGCCTCATCGATGGCGACAAGCTCCATCCGATCCAGGAGGCGTTCCTCGAGGCGGGTGCGGTGCAGTGCGGCTTCTGCACGCCCGGCTTCGTGGTGGCCGTGGCCGACCTGCTGCAGCAAGACCCGGACCCCAGCCCGGTCACCGTGCGCGAGGCGCTGAGCGGAAATATCTGTCGCTGTACCGGGTACCAGAAGATCGTCGACGCGGTCGAGCTGGCGGCTGCCCGCCTGCGAGCCGGCGCATGA
- a CDS encoding FAD binding domain-containing protein — translation MEVLLPHSLDEALAMKAERPEAVPLNGGTDLMVDLNFGRLRPPAMLDLNRVAELTQWREESGHVFLGSGVTYATIVREMPAFKPLMQASRSVGSPQIRNRGTVGGNLGTASPAGDALPVLAAYDAEVVLKSGPRGERSLPWNLFLTGPKKTAIAPDELIIGARWRRLRGPGSFSKIGTRNAMVIAVAGLCLVIDEERRRVNVALGSVGPTILRATQAEERVAAALTTSGTWDDRSAPLSEQWADEFAELVAAAAQPLDDVRGTAAYRRHGCRVLARRAIGWALAERRLPTWL, via the coding sequence ATGGAGGTGCTGCTGCCCCACTCGCTCGATGAAGCGCTCGCGATGAAGGCCGAGCGCCCGGAGGCCGTCCCCCTCAACGGCGGGACCGACCTGATGGTCGACCTGAACTTTGGCCGCCTGCGCCCGCCGGCGATGCTCGACCTCAACCGGGTTGCCGAGCTGACCCAATGGCGGGAGGAGAGCGGCCATGTCTTCCTCGGTTCGGGCGTGACCTACGCGACCATCGTCAGGGAGATGCCGGCGTTCAAGCCGCTGATGCAGGCCTCGCGCTCTGTGGGTTCGCCGCAGATCCGCAACCGTGGCACCGTGGGTGGCAACCTTGGGACCGCCTCGCCCGCGGGGGATGCGCTCCCGGTGCTGGCGGCGTACGACGCTGAGGTGGTGCTGAAGAGCGGCCCCCGCGGCGAACGCTCACTACCCTGGAACCTCTTTCTCACCGGCCCGAAGAAGACCGCGATTGCGCCCGACGAGCTGATCATCGGCGCCCGCTGGCGACGGCTTCGCGGCCCGGGCAGCTTTTCCAAGATCGGCACACGCAACGCGATGGTCATCGCGGTGGCCGGCCTCTGCCTGGTCATCGACGAGGAGCGCCGGCGCGTCAACGTGGCGCTCGGCTCGGTCGGGCCAACCATCTTGCGCGCGACTCAGGCGGAAGAGCGCGTGGCCGCAGCACTCACGACCTCAGGGACGTGGGACGACCGGTCGGCACCGCTCAGCGAGCAATGGGCCGACGAATTCGCCGAGCTGGTCGCCGCCGCGGCGCAACCGCTCGACGACGTGCGCGGGACCGCCGCCTACCGGCGCCACGGGTGCCGCGTGCTGGCGCGGCGAGCGATCGGGTGGGCGCTCGCCGAACGGAGACTGCCGACGTGGTTGTGA
- a CDS encoding Zn-dependent hydrolase — translation MSDINGDRLLADLRTLAGIGGLPDGGVDRLAWSDHDLAGRRWFAERMSQAGIEPRVDAALNVFGHMPGTTGPWLLTGSHLDSVPHGGGLDGAYGAIAALEVLRTLAESGDPLAQEVEIVGFADEEGVRFEIGLIGSLALIGELDVERLREGLDWQGVPIREVLATAGRDIDRMLEVKEHLTSIKGFVELHIEQGPRMEADGIDLAVVTGIVGVHRQRIEIHGTQNHAGTTPFRLRHDAGRAAARAASELRDLVQGVDVEAVANIGSMRFHPGGVNVIPGRAQFTLEVRHLDERVLGEAVRAFASRLERIGAEEGCRVDVELLSSVPPAPMDATVMDALGQACTELGRKSARLSSGAGHDAAVLSHHVPSGMLFVPSVGGVSHSPRETTSDEHLVLGARALLRGVRTVAARIK, via the coding sequence TTGAGCGACATTAACGGCGACCGGCTGCTGGCCGACCTGCGGACGCTGGCCGGCATCGGCGGGCTTCCCGACGGTGGCGTCGACCGGCTCGCCTGGTCCGATCACGATCTGGCCGGACGGCGATGGTTCGCGGAACGCATGAGCCAGGCGGGGATCGAGCCACGCGTGGACGCCGCCCTGAACGTTTTCGGTCATATGCCGGGCACGACCGGACCCTGGTTACTCACCGGCTCCCACCTCGACAGCGTCCCCCACGGCGGCGGGCTCGACGGCGCGTATGGGGCCATCGCCGCGCTCGAAGTCCTTCGCACCCTTGCCGAATCTGGTGATCCGCTCGCGCAGGAGGTGGAGATCGTCGGTTTTGCCGACGAGGAGGGCGTTCGCTTCGAGATCGGCCTCATCGGCAGCCTGGCGCTGATCGGCGAGCTCGACGTCGAACGACTCCGTGAAGGGCTCGATTGGCAGGGCGTCCCTATCCGCGAGGTCCTGGCCACGGCCGGCCGCGACATCGACCGGATGCTCGAGGTCAAGGAGCACCTGACGTCGATCAAGGGATTCGTCGAACTGCACATCGAGCAGGGACCCCGGATGGAGGCGGACGGGATCGACCTCGCGGTGGTCACCGGCATCGTCGGCGTCCACCGCCAGCGGATCGAGATCCACGGCACGCAAAATCACGCGGGGACGACCCCGTTCCGGCTGCGCCATGACGCCGGGCGGGCTGCCGCGCGCGCCGCGTCTGAGCTGCGCGACCTCGTGCAGGGCGTCGACGTCGAGGCGGTGGCCAACATCGGATCGATGCGCTTCCACCCGGGAGGCGTCAACGTCATCCCCGGGCGCGCCCAGTTCACGCTCGAAGTCCGCCACCTCGATGAGCGTGTCCTGGGGGAAGCCGTCCGGGCGTTCGCGAGCCGGCTCGAACGTATCGGCGCCGAGGAGGGATGCCGCGTCGACGTGGAACTCTTGTCCTCGGTGCCGCCGGCGCCGATGGATGCCACCGTCATGGACGCACTTGGGCAGGCCTGCACCGAGCTGGGGCGGAAGTCGGCAAGGTTGTCGAGCGGCGCCGGGCACGACGCCGCGGTGCTCTCCCATCACGTTCCCAGCGGCATGCTGTTCGTCCCCAGCGTGGGTGGCGTCAGCCACTCGCCGCGGGAAACAACCTCCGACGAGCACCTGGTTCTGGGCGCGCGGGCGCTCCTTCGAGGAGTCCGGACGGTGGCGGCGCGGATAAAGTAG
- the hydA gene encoding dihydropyrimidinase, translated as MLIRGGTVVTADGERTADVLISDGKVAGVREGIAGDADVIDATGLLVLPGVVDPHTHLLLDTGTARTADDFESGSRSAAAGGVTTFLDFAPQQAGQRFAQALQSRLDLIEARSHIDYAIHLNIAHLPPGWERDLAGLVEAGVTSAKIYTTYRGTIFYADDWTWYRLMERSGEAGFLVQVHAENDAIVEGRSQQLVDEGKRSLKYHALARPGIAEAEAVGRGLLFSRATGSPVYFVHLSTPLAVDLISDARRSGVQAIAETCPHYLVLDDSRYDQPDAARYVMTPPLRDPESQAQLWERLSRGAIQTIGSDHCGFSLSQRAGIDDFRAISPGIPGVETSLLLLHSFGVVPQRLSRPDMVRLLSTNPAKIFGLWPQKGDLLPGSDADLVLFDPRPRRVLSASELHSRAGFSPYEGLTVTGKVRTTICRGQVIYRDGAIVGDRGFGRFLKCRTFDPEMVPL; from the coding sequence ATGCTGATTCGTGGCGGAACGGTGGTCACCGCCGACGGTGAGCGTACCGCCGATGTCCTCATTAGCGACGGGAAAGTCGCCGGAGTCCGCGAGGGCATCGCGGGCGACGCCGACGTCATCGACGCGACCGGCCTGCTCGTCTTGCCCGGCGTCGTCGACCCGCACACGCATCTACTGCTCGACACCGGGACGGCGCGTACCGCCGACGATTTCGAGAGCGGCTCGCGGTCGGCGGCGGCGGGGGGCGTCACCACCTTTCTCGATTTCGCCCCGCAGCAAGCGGGCCAGCGCTTTGCCCAGGCGCTCCAATCGCGACTCGACCTGATCGAGGCCCGTTCGCACATCGACTACGCGATCCACCTCAACATCGCGCATCTTCCACCGGGCTGGGAGCGCGACCTGGCCGGGCTGGTAGAGGCGGGGGTGACCAGCGCGAAGATCTACACGACCTACCGCGGCACGATCTTCTATGCCGACGACTGGACCTGGTACCGGCTGATGGAGCGGTCGGGTGAGGCCGGATTCCTGGTCCAGGTCCACGCGGAGAACGATGCCATCGTCGAAGGCAGGTCGCAACAACTGGTCGACGAGGGGAAACGATCGCTGAAATACCACGCCTTGGCTCGCCCGGGCATCGCCGAGGCCGAGGCGGTTGGTCGCGGCCTGCTCTTCAGCCGCGCGACCGGCAGCCCCGTGTATTTCGTGCACCTGTCGACGCCGCTGGCGGTCGACCTCATCAGCGACGCCCGCCGCAGCGGCGTGCAGGCGATCGCCGAAACCTGCCCCCATTACCTCGTGCTGGATGACTCCCGGTACGACCAGCCGGATGCGGCCCGCTACGTGATGACGCCGCCGCTTCGCGATCCCGAGAGCCAGGCACAACTCTGGGAGCGGCTCTCGCGCGGCGCGATCCAGACCATCGGCAGCGACCATTGCGGTTTCTCGCTGTCGCAGCGAGCCGGTATCGACGACTTCCGTGCGATCAGCCCGGGCATCCCTGGCGTCGAGACCTCGCTGCTGCTGCTGCACAGCTTCGGCGTGGTGCCGCAACGGCTCTCGCGCCCGGACATGGTCCGCCTGCTCAGCACTAACCCGGCGAAGATCTTTGGATTGTGGCCGCAAAAGGGGGATCTGCTACCCGGCTCCGACGCCGACCTCGTCCTCTTCGACCCACGGCCACGACGCGTCCTCTCCGCCTCGGAACTGCACAGCCGCGCGGGGTTTTCACCGTATGAAGGCCTGACCGTCACCGGCAAGGTGCGGACCACGATCTGTCGCGGTCAGGTGATCTACCGAGACGGCGCCATTGTTGGCGACCGCGGCTTCGGCCGTTTCCTGAAATGCCGGACGTTCGACCCGGAGATGGTGCCGCTTTGA
- a CDS encoding haloalkane dehalogenase — MSAAEFFRAPAERFDSILDFPYPPEFREWQGMRLAHIDVGRGPIVVLLHGEPTWSYLWRKVIPPIVEAGFRCIAPDLPGFGRSDKPVDPTWYSYANHTAALVSLIDDLDLHGVTLVMHDWGGPIGLRVAMNERPESVDRLVLMDTGVFTGEQQMSDEWLRFRAFVAARPDVPIRPLIRGGCKTPPSAEVLAAYEAPFPNEASKAGARRFPELIPLEPAAPGASEGRAVMQRLVRDQRPALVLWADGDMVLPLEPVGRAFQRLFRTAEDLTVIRDAGHFLQEDQGDQVGRVIADWLSRQQR; from the coding sequence GTGTCTGCGGCAGAGTTCTTCCGTGCGCCCGCCGAGCGCTTCGACAGTATCCTCGACTTTCCCTACCCACCGGAATTCCGTGAGTGGCAGGGGATGCGGCTCGCCCATATCGATGTTGGCCGGGGGCCGATCGTGGTGTTGCTGCACGGCGAGCCGACCTGGTCGTATCTCTGGCGGAAGGTTATCCCGCCAATCGTCGAAGCCGGTTTTCGTTGTATCGCGCCGGATCTTCCGGGTTTTGGCCGCTCCGACAAACCCGTGGATCCCACCTGGTACTCATACGCCAACCACACCGCGGCCCTGGTCTCGCTGATCGACGACCTCGACCTTCATGGGGTGACGCTGGTGATGCACGATTGGGGTGGACCGATCGGTTTACGGGTCGCGATGAACGAACGACCGGAGTCGGTGGACCGCCTGGTTCTGATGGACACTGGGGTGTTCACCGGCGAACAGCAGATGAGTGACGAATGGCTACGCTTTCGGGCCTTCGTCGCCGCGCGCCCCGACGTTCCAATCCGACCACTGATTCGAGGCGGCTGCAAGACGCCGCCCTCGGCCGAGGTGCTGGCTGCCTACGAGGCGCCCTTTCCAAACGAGGCTTCGAAGGCGGGGGCACGGCGTTTCCCAGAGCTGATCCCGCTAGAACCGGCGGCGCCTGGCGCGTCAGAAGGACGCGCCGTTATGCAGCGGCTGGTCCGCGACCAGCGCCCCGCCCTGGTGCTGTGGGCGGACGGCGACATGGTGCTGCCGCTGGAACCGGTTGGTCGTGCCTTCCAGCGATTGTTCCGGACGGCAGAAGACCTGACGGTGATTCGGGACGCCGGGCATTTCCTGCAAGAGGACCAGGGGGATCAGGTCGGTCGGGTGATCGCGGATTGGTTGTCTCGACAGCAACGCTGA
- a CDS encoding AMP-binding protein, with translation MHESPYWNPRHETMPRDQIEALQVRKLKNLVAWTEARVPWQAKRLKAAGVTAESIKSLKDLRRIPMMTRDEWMQAQLEDPPYGPLLAAPQEVAIRYHLTSGTTGRIPLQVLDSMKDWEWIAEMWCYGFWGFGVRPRDIVFFAFSYGTFVGFWGAHYACEKIGCLVLPGGNMTTEARVKQILSMKATVVCSTPTYALRMAQEAKTMGVDLAASPVKRLILSGEPAGSIPATKHLIEEEWGAKAADTAGMTEVGTIMIFECEKQPGGTHIIEDHYIEEVVDPETGEPVGYGELGERLITSFGRGFIPVLRYRTRDLVVRVPASGCTCGRTFDLYEGGIRGRVDDMKLVRGTNVYPRAVEAIVREYKEIDEFRIHLYTADGRQDEIEVLVEIPEREGVNADRIVSELAKSLSQAHEGLRFGCKRVENGSLPRFELKAKRLQDDRIVIGTAGERRVTA, from the coding sequence GTGCACGAATCACCCTACTGGAACCCCCGGCACGAGACCATGCCGCGCGACCAGATCGAGGCGTTGCAGGTCCGCAAACTCAAGAACCTGGTCGCCTGGACGGAGGCGCGCGTCCCCTGGCAGGCGAAGCGGCTCAAAGCCGCCGGCGTCACCGCGGAATCGATCAAGAGTCTCAAGGATCTCCGGCGGATTCCCATGATGACCCGCGACGAGTGGATGCAGGCACAGCTGGAAGACCCGCCCTATGGCCCGCTGCTCGCCGCCCCGCAGGAGGTCGCGATCCGCTACCACCTGACCTCGGGGACGACTGGCCGCATCCCGCTCCAGGTGCTCGACAGCATGAAGGACTGGGAATGGATCGCCGAGATGTGGTGCTACGGTTTCTGGGGCTTCGGCGTTCGGCCGCGCGATATCGTCTTCTTCGCCTTCAGCTACGGGACCTTCGTCGGCTTCTGGGGCGCCCACTATGCCTGCGAGAAGATCGGCTGCCTGGTGCTGCCGGGCGGCAACATGACGACCGAGGCGCGCGTCAAGCAGATCCTATCCATGAAGGCGACCGTGGTCTGTTCCACGCCGACCTACGCGCTGCGGATGGCGCAGGAGGCGAAAACGATGGGCGTCGACCTGGCCGCCAGCCCGGTCAAGCGCCTCATCCTCTCGGGGGAGCCGGCCGGGTCCATCCCGGCAACCAAACACCTGATCGAGGAGGAATGGGGGGCCAAAGCCGCCGACACCGCCGGCATGACCGAGGTGGGCACCATCATGATCTTCGAGTGCGAGAAGCAGCCCGGCGGCACCCACATCATCGAGGACCATTACATCGAGGAGGTCGTCGACCCTGAGACCGGTGAGCCCGTCGGCTACGGCGAGCTGGGTGAACGATTGATCACGTCTTTTGGCCGGGGGTTCATCCCGGTACTGCGTTATCGGACCCGCGATCTCGTCGTCAGGGTACCGGCCAGCGGCTGCACCTGTGGACGCACCTTCGATCTCTATGAGGGCGGCATTCGCGGTCGGGTCGACGACATGAAACTGGTTCGTGGGACCAACGTCTATCCCCGCGCGGTCGAGGCGATCGTCCGCGAGTACAAGGAGATCGACGAGTTCCGCATCCACCTCTACACCGCCGACGGTCGCCAGGACGAGATCGAAGTATTGGTCGAGATTCCGGAGCGGGAAGGCGTCAACGCCGACCGCATCGTGAGCGAGCTCGCCAAGTCGCTCTCGCAGGCGCATGAAGGTCTCCGCTTCGGCTGCAAGCGAGTCGAGAATGGCAGCCTGCCGCGCTTCGAGCTCAAGGCGAAACGGCTCCAGGATGACCGCATCGTCATCGGCACGGCCGGCGAGCGGAGGGTAACGGCATGA
- a CDS encoding tryptophan 2,3-dioxygenase family protein, with product MATAGKPTQEGAPYRLGGMGFQDASGRRLSYESYLHIPELLALQSGLTEAHDELLFIVVHQAYELWFKVVIDELESVRSAIETEDLRAARHSLNRVKVIEDLLVEQVAVLETMAPQDFLTFRSELAPASGFQSVQFREIEFLSGLKDAGYIKALAGEGDARARLQRRLDEPSLHDVFSALLKRRGVTVSDLYRQGDRNADLLELAEALLDHDEGFRLWRLRHVEMVSRQIGDKPGTGGSTGVRYLQSTLSKRFFPELWEVRSQL from the coding sequence TTGGCCACCGCCGGAAAACCGACGCAAGAAGGCGCTCCCTACCGTCTCGGCGGAATGGGCTTTCAGGACGCCTCAGGTCGCCGCCTGAGCTACGAATCGTATCTTCATATCCCGGAACTTCTCGCCCTGCAGAGCGGGTTGACCGAGGCCCACGACGAGTTGCTCTTCATCGTGGTCCACCAGGCATACGAGCTCTGGTTCAAAGTGGTGATCGACGAACTCGAAAGTGTTCGCAGCGCCATCGAGACCGAGGATCTGCGCGCCGCGAGGCACTCCCTCAACCGGGTCAAGGTGATCGAGGACCTGCTCGTGGAACAGGTCGCGGTTCTGGAAACGATGGCGCCCCAGGACTTTCTGACCTTTCGCTCCGAGCTGGCGCCGGCCAGCGGTTTTCAGTCCGTCCAGTTTCGCGAGATCGAGTTCCTGTCGGGACTGAAGGACGCTGGGTACATCAAGGCGCTCGCTGGGGAAGGAGATGCACGTGCCCGGCTACAGCGTCGCCTGGATGAACCATCGCTCCACGATGTGTTTTCTGCGTTGCTGAAACGCCGCGGCGTCACGGTGAGCGACCTCTATCGCCAGGGCGACCGCAACGCGGACCTGCTTGAGCTGGCCGAAGCGCTGCTCGACCACGATGAAGGGTTTCGGCTCTGGCGGCTGCGTCATGTCGAAATGGTCTCTCGCCAGATTGGCGACAAGCCCGGCACCGGTGGATCAACCGGCGTACGGTACCTGCAATCGACGCTGAGCAAGCGCTTCTTCCCCGAACTCTGGGAGGTCCGTTCGCAACTCTAG
- the kynU gene encoding kynureninase encodes MDRETCLAFDRQDPLASVRDEFVLPEGVIYLDGNSLGALPRQTLPRMTQVIAEEWGSGLIRSWNAANWIEAPARIGDKIARLIGAKAGEVIVADSTSVNLFKLLAEALRVQPGRHFILTEASNFPTDLYVAQGLIDFLGGNHALRVVERSEIEQALDGSVAVLMLTHVDYASGEIHDMRHITAAAQKVGTLVLWDLSHSAGAVPIDLNAAQVDLAVGCGYKYLNGGPGAPAYLFVAKGLQDAIQSPLAGWMGHAAPFAFEPEYRPAAGITRQLAGSPPILSMLALEVAVDLWLRVDQQEARRKSMALGDLFIKQVEETCRDLGVEVASPREAKLRGSQVSLRHKEAYRVMRALIDRGVVGDFRAPDLMRFGFAALYTRYVDVFDAVRSLREVLTSRAWNRPEYANRLPVT; translated from the coding sequence GTGGACCGCGAGACCTGCTTGGCCTTCGATCGGCAGGACCCGCTTGCTTCCGTACGGGACGAGTTCGTCCTGCCAGAAGGCGTCATCTATCTCGATGGCAACTCGCTTGGGGCATTACCACGCCAGACCTTGCCCCGCATGACGCAGGTGATCGCCGAGGAATGGGGAAGCGGGCTGATCCGTAGCTGGAATGCCGCCAACTGGATCGAGGCCCCGGCGCGCATCGGAGACAAGATCGCCCGATTGATTGGCGCCAAAGCCGGCGAAGTGATCGTCGCCGACAGCACCTCGGTCAACCTGTTCAAGCTGCTGGCGGAGGCGCTGCGCGTTCAGCCGGGCCGCCATTTCATCCTGACGGAGGCATCGAATTTTCCCACCGACCTCTATGTCGCCCAGGGGTTGATCGACTTCCTCGGTGGCAACCACGCCCTGCGCGTGGTCGAGCGGAGCGAGATCGAGCAAGCGCTCGACGGCAGCGTCGCCGTCCTGATGCTCACCCACGTCGATTACGCCAGCGGAGAGATCCACGACATGCGCCATATCACCGCGGCCGCCCAAAAGGTGGGCACCCTGGTGCTCTGGGATCTTTCGCACAGCGCCGGTGCGGTGCCGATCGATCTGAATGCCGCCCAGGTCGACCTCGCGGTGGGCTGCGGTTACAAGTACTTGAACGGCGGCCCGGGTGCGCCGGCCTACCTCTTCGTCGCCAAGGGCCTGCAGGATGCGATTCAGTCGCCGCTCGCGGGCTGGATGGGGCACGCGGCGCCCTTTGCCTTCGAGCCAGAATATCGCCCGGCCGCCGGGATCACCCGGCAACTCGCGGGATCGCCGCCCATCCTGAGCATGCTGGCGTTAGAGGTGGCGGTCGACCTCTGGCTGCGGGTTGACCAGCAGGAGGCCCGGCGCAAGTCGATGGCGCTTGGCGACCTGTTCATCAAGCAGGTCGAAGAAACCTGCCGCGATCTCGGTGTCGAAGTGGCGTCGCCACGCGAAGCGAAGCTGCGCGGCTCGCAGGTTTCGCTGCGGCACAAGGAGGCCTACCGCGTGATGCGCGCCCTGATCGACCGCGGCGTAGTCGGTGATTTCCGCGCCCCGGACCTGATGCGGTTCGGCTTTGCCGCGCTGTACACGCGCTATGTCGACGTCTTCGACGCGGTGCGCTCCCTTCGTGAGGTGTTGACCTCGCGAGCCTGGAACCGGCCCGAGTACGCCAACCGCCTTCCCGTGACGTGA
- a CDS encoding GNAT family N-acetyltransferase, translating into MGQPLPGPGTGSAISAPSGLELRPVTLEEQRAYSTLMRRAFGAALPTDEELMLSREITEFDRTLAFFDGMNMVATAGIFSYEMTVPGGALTCGGVTRVSVLSTYRRRGLLTAMMRRQLGDMRERGEPLAALYASEAPIYGRFGYGLATYQAAVEIERRHTSFARKVSTSGRLSMVDVPTAVGAFTRVWALARHNQPGMLGLDERWMHNMLADLDLAREGASPQYRVLHQTDGNPTGFAIYRIKLEWDASGPNGTLRLGMLIATTADAYAALWRHVLDVDLMARVSAEMRPVDEPLRFLLADSRQPKTRIEDGVWLRLVDVAAALTGRRYSAEGRLGLRVRDTFCPWNDGSYELVGGPAGAECKSTGGTLDLELDAADLAAVYLGGNRFRALFEAGRINELRPGAVARADGMFATDRAPWCPSHF; encoded by the coding sequence ATCGGGCAGCCCCTGCCGGGCCCTGGCACTGGTTCAGCGATAAGCGCGCCGTCCGGTCTCGAGCTCCGGCCGGTCACGCTGGAGGAGCAGCGGGCGTACTCGACCCTGATGCGGCGCGCCTTTGGCGCGGCGCTCCCAACCGATGAGGAGCTGATGCTCTCCAGGGAGATCACCGAGTTCGACCGCACGCTGGCGTTCTTCGATGGCATGAACATGGTTGCCACCGCGGGAATCTTCTCCTATGAGATGACGGTTCCTGGAGGTGCGTTGACCTGCGGCGGCGTCACGCGTGTCAGCGTGCTCAGCACCTATCGCCGGCGCGGGCTGCTGACGGCCATGATGCGCCGCCAGCTCGGTGACATGCGAGAGCGGGGTGAGCCGCTCGCGGCACTGTATGCGTCGGAGGCGCCGATCTATGGGCGTTTTGGTTACGGCCTCGCGACCTACCAGGCCGCGGTGGAGATCGAGCGCCGCCACACTTCCTTTGCCAGGAAGGTCAGCACCAGCGGGCGCCTCTCGATGGTGGACGTCCCGACGGCGGTTGGCGCCTTCACCCGCGTCTGGGCGCTGGCCCGGCACAACCAACCGGGCATGCTCGGACTCGATGAACGCTGGATGCACAACATGCTGGCCGACCTCGACCTGGCCAGGGAAGGCGCCAGCCCACAGTATCGCGTGCTCCACCAGACCGACGGGAATCCGACGGGCTTCGCGATTTACCGAATCAAGCTGGAATGGGATGCGTCCGGCCCAAACGGGACGCTACGACTCGGGATGTTGATCGCGACAACGGCCGATGCCTACGCAGCGCTCTGGCGCCACGTGCTCGACGTGGACTTGATGGCGCGGGTCTCAGCGGAGATGCGCCCGGTGGACGAGCCCCTTCGATTCCTGCTGGCCGACTCGCGGCAGCCGAAGACCAGGATCGAAGATGGCGTGTGGTTGCGCCTGGTGGATGTCGCCGCCGCCCTAACTGGTCGCCGTTATTCCGCCGAGGGCCGCCTTGGGCTGCGCGTCCGCGATACGTTCTGTCCATGGAACGATGGGTCCTACGAGCTGGTCGGCGGGCCGGCTGGCGCCGAGTGCAAATCCACCGGCGGCACACTCGATCTCGAACTCGACGCTGCTGATCTCGCCGCTGTTTACCTTGGGGGCAATCGGTTTCGCGCGCTTTTCGAGGCCGGCCGCATTAATGAGCTCCGTCCGGGGGCCGTCGCCCGTGCCGACGGGATGTTCGCCACCGACCGCGCGCCCTGGTGTCCCAGCCACTTCTAG